One bacterium genomic region harbors:
- a CDS encoding radical SAM protein codes for MKTKEVTSYIYGPVPSWRLGRSLGVDIVPFKICSFNCIYCETGRTTNLTIERKEYVSKAPVIEELKAFLSKRKNIDYITFSGSGEPTLNSKIGEMINEVKKLTDIPVAIVTNSSLLNKEEVRRELREADVVIPSLDVVSQSIFESLNRPHPSLKIEEIINGLIELRKEFKNKIWLEVLLVKGINDGPEEIRKLAEVIEKIRPDKVQLNTVLRPPAEEEVFALSQKELRSIQRKLPGKVEVVRKFKKVLNGEHIEKLETDIKNLLKRRPCTLSDISSALRVNPKEVMKNLTILEGRTEIRAELHNKKRYYISTRQSKRVEGSYSKKDGQDDR; via the coding sequence ATGAAGACAAAAGAGGTTACCAGCTACATATATGGTCCAGTTCCCTCCTGGCGATTGGGGAGGTCGTTGGGTGTTGATATTGTACCTTTTAAGATTTGCAGTTTTAATTGTATCTATTGTGAAACTGGAAGGACGACTAACCTTACTATAGAGAGAAAGGAGTATGTCTCTAAGGCTCCTGTTATTGAAGAATTGAAAGCGTTCTTATCAAAAAGGAAGAATATTGACTATATTACTTTCTCAGGTTCGGGTGAGCCCACTTTAAATTCCAAGATTGGTGAAATGATAAACGAAGTAAAAAAACTCACAGATATTCCTGTAGCTATAGTGACTAATAGTTCTCTTCTTAATAAAGAAGAAGTGCGTCGGGAATTGAGGGAAGCAGATGTCGTTATTCCTTCTCTGGATGTGGTGAGCCAGTCTATCTTTGAATCTCTCAATCGGCCACATCCGTCTTTGAAGATAGAAGAAATAATTAACGGATTGATCGAGTTGAGGAAAGAATTTAAAAATAAAATCTGGTTAGAAGTATTACTGGTTAAAGGGATTAACGATGGCCCGGAAGAGATTCGTAAACTGGCAGAAGTTATAGAAAAGATTAGACCGGATAAGGTGCAACTGAACACTGTGCTTCGCCCACCAGCGGAAGAAGAGGTTTTTGCCCTAAGTCAAAAAGAGCTTCGTTCCATCCAAAGGAAACTACCAGGGAAAGTGGAGGTAGTCAGAAAATTTAAGAAAGTTCTAAATGGAGAACATATAGAAAAACTGGAAACCGATATCAAAAATCTTCTTAAGAGAAGACCCTGCACGCTCAGTGATATTTCGTCTGCTTTGAGAGTTAATCCCAAAGAGGTGATGAAAAACTTGACCATTCTGGAAGGGCGTACAGAGATTAGAGCGGAACTGCATAATAAAAAGAGATACTATATTTCGACTCGACAAAGCAAGCGTGTTGAAGGAAGCTATTCTAAAAAAGACGGACAAGATGACAGGTAG
- the lgt gene encoding prolipoprotein diacylglyceryl transferase: MYPILLKLGPFTIYTYGLMVAIGCLVGFFYVREEARRTGFDTDKIMSLFLWVLISGFMGGRILYVFVEWERFLNEPLRTIFGRGGFVFYGGFILAFGIGIWQMRRKSLNIWKTADIFAPGIVIAHAISRIGCFLNGCCYGRPTDSWLGVSFPPESPAGSLGQSLIPIQLFSSLTLFIIFAILLTLRRYKKFDGQLFWLYVLLYGVTRSIIEIFRGDPRGHIWLFSTSQFIGIILAILALIMLGKLGREKEQSL; this comes from the coding sequence TTGTATCCAATACTTCTTAAATTGGGACCTTTCACTATTTATACATATGGATTAATGGTAGCAATTGGTTGTCTTGTGGGTTTCTTTTATGTTCGGGAAGAGGCAAGGAGAACAGGCTTCGATACCGACAAGATAATGAGTCTATTTCTCTGGGTGTTAATCTCTGGCTTTATGGGAGGAAGAATCCTCTATGTTTTTGTGGAATGGGAACGTTTTCTAAATGAACCCTTGAGAACCATTTTTGGCCGGGGAGGGTTCGTTTTCTATGGTGGATTTATTTTAGCTTTTGGAATTGGCATCTGGCAGATGAGAAGAAAGAGTTTAAATATCTGGAAAACTGCGGATATCTTTGCTCCAGGAATTGTAATAGCCCATGCAATAAGTAGAATAGGTTGCTTTCTGAATGGTTGTTGTTACGGTCGTCCTACTGATTCCTGGCTGGGAGTCTCCTTTCCGCCAGAGAGCCCGGCTGGTTCTCTGGGTCAATCTCTAATTCCCATACAACTATTCTCCTCGTTAACTCTATTTATCATCTTTGCCATCCTACTCACCTTAAGGCGCTACAAAAAATTTGATGGTCAATTATTCTGGCTGTATGTTCTTCTTTATGGAGTGACTCGCTCTATAATTGAAATCTTTCGGGGTGACCCTCGAGGTCATATCTGGCTCTTCTCTACTTCTCAATTTATAGGTATAATTCTTGCCATTTTAGCACTCATCATGCTTGGGAAATTGGGAAG